The nucleotide window TCCGCTCCCGCCGGGAGGCGCCGCGCGAGGGGGGTGGCGAGCCGGTCCAGGAATGCGCGGTAGCGCGGGTCGGCCGGGTCGTTCTCGTGCGTGCCGTAGTGCGCCCGCTCCGCCTCCGGGTCCGGCCGCTGCTCCGGGGCCAGGAAGGTGAGCCGGCACCGCCCGCAGCGGAAGAACCGGGAGGCGCGGACCTCCGCGAAGCGCCGGACGCCGCTTCCCAGGCAGAGGGGACAGTTCACCCGAGCAGCGCGCCCGCGGAGCGCCTACTGGGGGACGTACCGCCCACGGAACTCGCCGCCGGCCACCTCGACCACCGCCGTCCCGTTCTCCTGCCGGGCCCGGAAGCTGAAGGTGCCGGAGACCTGCCGCCGCTCCTGGTCCATCTTCGCGACGGTGATGGTCCCCGTGTGCTGCGCGTCGGTGAAGTACGCGACGGGCTCGGCGGTCCGGGAGGCCCGCGTGACGTAGAAGCCGAATGCGCCCGCCTGCGGGTCCGGATCCCTCAGCGGATACGTCCCGGGCCCGGCATAGTCGGGGATCACGACGCTGACCTGCTGCGTGGAGCCGTCCTGGTTCACCTGGAGCCCCACCACCTCGAGGAGGCGTCCCTGCTGCATCAGGTCCGCGACGGCGAGGTCCACCTGGTAGTTGGCGCGCCAGGCGGCGCCGTTCACGCGGGCGGTGACGAACGGGTCCTGCTCCGACCCGGTGGGGGAGTCGCCCGCGCAGGCGGCGACCAGAGCGGCGACGAGGAGCAGGGCGTATCCGCGGAAGCGGTGGGACACAGGCATCTCTTTTTTCCTTTCGGGTTGCGAAGGGCGTGTGCATGCGACGTGTCGCCTGGTGCGACGGAGGGGCCTGCCGCCCGGAACGCAAATCGCATGCGGGAGGTCCGGAGCCCCCGTCCGGGGGGCGGCGAGGCCGCGCGTAAGCCCTGCACGAGCACGAGGGAGCATGGAGCTGACCGGGATCCACCACCTGACGGCCATCACGGCCGACATCCGCGAGAACCACCGCTTCTACACCCGGGTCATGGGGATGCGGCTGGTGAAGCGGAGCGTGAACCAGGACGACGTCAGCGCGTACCACCTCTTCTACTCCGACGCGGTCGGCACCCCCGGGAACGACCTCACCTTCTTCGACTGGAACATCCCGCGCGAGGTGCGCGGCACGCACAGCCTCGTCCGCACGAGCCTGCGGGTGAGCGGGCGCGACACGCTGGAGTGGTGGGCGGGCCACCTTCGCGAGGAGGGCGTCCGCACCGGCGAGCTGACCGAGCGCGACGGCCGGCTCACCCTCGACCTCGAGGATCCAGAGGGGCAGCGCCTCTCCCTCGTGGACGACGGCGGCCGGGGTCAGGAGCCCGTGCCCTGGGAGCGGAGCCCGGTGCCGGCCGAGCGCCAGGTACGGGGGCTCGGCCCCATCGTGATGAGCGTCCCCAGCATCACCGAGACGGACCTCGTCCTCACCCGGGCGATGGGGATGCGGCAGGTGCGCGACTACGCGGCGCCCGAGCACGGGCTCTCCGTGGTGCACGTCTACGAGATGGGCGCGGGCGGGCCGGACGCCGAGCTCCACGTGGCCGTCCAGCCGCAGCTCCCGGTCGCGCGGCAGGGGGCGGGAGGGGTGCACCACGTGGCCTTCCGCACCCCGAACGAGGAGGAGTACCACGCCTGGACGGAGCGTCTGAACTCGCTCCGCATCCCCAACAGCGGCGAGGTGGACCGCTACTACTTCCGCAGCCTGTACTTCCGCGAGCCCAACGGCGTCCTCTTCGAGATCGCCACCGACGGCCCCGGGTTCGCCGTGGACGAGGACCCGGCCACGCTGGGGGAGAAGGTGGTGCTCCCGCCCTTCCTGGAGCCGCACCGGGACAGGATCCTCGCAAACCTGAAGCCGATCGAGTGAGGGCGGCCTCCGCCGCCCGTCACCCGAGCCAGGAGTAGAGGAGCCCCGCGGCTGCCGCGGCGAGCAGGGTGCGGATCATCCCCCACCTCAGCAGGAAGAGCGCGGCGAAGGCGCCGGCCGCGATCAGGAGCGCGGCCGGGTCCAGCGTGTCCCACTCGGGCACCAGGAGCCGGAGCGGGCCGTGCCGTGCCTCCCCCACCCGGGCGAAGAGCACGTGCAGCGCGAACCAGAGGGCCAGGTTCAGGATCACGCCCACCACCGCCGCGGTGATCCCGGAGAGCGCCGCCGTGAGCCCCTTCCGCCCGCGCAGGTGCTCGATCCACGGGGCGCCCACGAAGATGAAGAGGAAGCACGGGACGAAGGTGACCCAGGTGGTGAGCGCCGAGCCCAGCACCCCCGCCAGCATCGGGTCCAGCCCGCCCGGGTTCCGGTACGCCCCCATGAAGCCCACGAACTGCACCACCTGGATGAGCGGCCCCGGCGTCGTCTCCGCCATCCCCAGGCCGTCCAGCATCTCGCCCGGGCGGAGCCAGCCGTACGTCTCCACCGCCTGCTGCGCGACGTAGGCCAGCACCGCGTAGGCCCCGCCGAAGGTGACCACGGCCGCGGTGCTGAAGAACACGCCCTCCTGCACCCACACGCTGGAGGCGCCGGTGAGCAGCAGGAGCGCGCCCACCGGCGCCCACCAGAGGAACAGGTAGAGGAGCGCTGTCCGGAGCCCCGCGCGCCAGGACGGCGCCGCCGGCTCCGTCCGCCCGGCGGCCCCCTCCTCCTCCAGCGCGGCGTCCGCCTCGTGGCCGCGGATCACCAGGAACAGGTCGGGGCGGATCCGGCTCCCCAGGTAGCCGACCAGCGCCGCACCTGCCACGATGAGCGGGAACGGCACCTCGAAGAAGAAGATCGCCACGAACGCGGCCGCGGCGAGCGCCGCCATCGCCCGGTTCTTCAGCGCGCGCCCCCCGATCCGGTGCACCGCCTCGGCGACGACGGCGACCACCGCCGGCTTCAGCCCGAAGAAGAGCGCCTGCACCAGCTGCGTGTCCTGGTAGCCGGCGTAGAGGAGGCTGATCGCCAGGATGGAGACGAACCCCGGGAGCACGAACAGGATCCCCGCCGTCAGCCCGCCCGCGGTGCGGTGCAGGAGCCACCCCACGTAGGTGGCGAGCTGCTGCGCCTCCGGCCCGGGGAGCAGCATGCAGTAGTTGAGGGCGTGGAGGAAGCGGTGCTCGCTGATCCATCTCTTCTCCTCCACGAGGATCCGGTGCATCACCGCGATCTGGCCGGCGGGCCCCCCGAAGCTCAGCAGGCCGACGCGCACCCAGGTGCGGAACGCCTCGCCGAAGGTGGGCGGCGTGGGGGGCGGGTCCGGAGCGATCACCCCCGGCGACGGACGAGAGAGGGGAGGTCCGCGTAGTCCCGGGTGCGCGGCAGCCCCTGCAGGACCGCTGCGAGCTCCGCGGGCGGGGCGGTCGGCTTGCGGC belongs to Longimicrobiaceae bacterium and includes:
- a CDS encoding DUF6252 family protein, with protein sequence MPVSHRFRGYALLLVAALVAACAGDSPTGSEQDPFVTARVNGAAWRANYQVDLAVADLMQQGRLLEVVGLQVNQDGSTQQVSVVIPDYAGPGTYPLRDPDPQAGAFGFYVTRASRTAEPVAYFTDAQHTGTITVAKMDQERRQVSGTFSFRARQENGTAVVEVAGGEFRGRYVPQ
- a CDS encoding ring-cleaving dioxygenase — protein: MELTGIHHLTAITADIRENHRFYTRVMGMRLVKRSVNQDDVSAYHLFYSDAVGTPGNDLTFFDWNIPREVRGTHSLVRTSLRVSGRDTLEWWAGHLREEGVRTGELTERDGRLTLDLEDPEGQRLSLVDDGGRGQEPVPWERSPVPAERQVRGLGPIVMSVPSITETDLVLTRAMGMRQVRDYAAPEHGLSVVHVYEMGAGGPDAELHVAVQPQLPVARQGAGGVHHVAFRTPNEEEYHAWTERLNSLRIPNSGEVDRYYFRSLYFREPNGVLFEIATDGPGFAVDEDPATLGEKVVLPPFLEPHRDRILANLKPIE
- the chrA gene encoding chromate efflux transporter, whose product is MIAPDPPPTPPTFGEAFRTWVRVGLLSFGGPAGQIAVMHRILVEEKRWISEHRFLHALNYCMLLPGPEAQQLATYVGWLLHRTAGGLTAGILFVLPGFVSILAISLLYAGYQDTQLVQALFFGLKPAVVAVVAEAVHRIGGRALKNRAMAALAAAAFVAIFFFEVPFPLIVAGAALVGYLGSRIRPDLFLVIRGHEADAALEEEGAAGRTEPAAPSWRAGLRTALLYLFLWWAPVGALLLLTGASSVWVQEGVFFSTAAVVTFGGAYAVLAYVAQQAVETYGWLRPGEMLDGLGMAETTPGPLIQVVQFVGFMGAYRNPGGLDPMLAGVLGSALTTWVTFVPCFLFIFVGAPWIEHLRGRKGLTAALSGITAAVVGVILNLALWFALHVLFARVGEARHGPLRLLVPEWDTLDPAALLIAAGAFAALFLLRWGMIRTLLAAAAAGLLYSWLG